In Rhinolophus ferrumequinum isolate MPI-CBG mRhiFer1 chromosome 8, mRhiFer1_v1.p, whole genome shotgun sequence, the DNA window GTTTGTTATTTTTGATAAAGTCATTTGACTCAATCGCTTCTACAAAGTGAGAGGAACTTCATCTACTTTATTGTTGACGTTGTAGGGAAGAACATGAGCCAGCCAAACAACAGTGAGGACTGCTCCTTCCAAGATGTGGACAAGCTGATGAAAACCGTGCAGCTGGTGGTCCATATCCCCACCTTCCTCCTGGGCCTCCTGCTCAACCTCCTGGCCATCCGAGGCTTCCATGCCTTCCTGAAGAAGAAGTGGTCGGAGTATTCTGCCACGTCCATCTACATGATCAACCTGGCCATCTTTGACCTGCTGCTGGTGCTTTCCCTCCCATTCAAGACAGTCCTGAGCCATGGGCGGAACCCCTTTCCATCCCTCTGTACCTTGGCAGAGTGCCTCTACTTCATCAGCATGTATGGCAGCGTCTTCATGATCTGCTTCATCAGCCTGGACAGATTCTTGGCCATTCAGTACCCGTTCCTGGTCAAGCACTGCCGGTCCCCCAGGAAGATCTTTGGAATCTGCTGCACCATCTGGGTTCTGGTGTGGGCTGGCAGTATCCCCATCTACAACTTCCATGGGAAAGAGGGAAAGTCCACGTGCTTCCACAATATGTCCGATGGCACCTGGAGTGCCGGAGTCATTTTGCCTCTCCAGGTGTTTGGCTTCCTTCTTCCCTTGAGTGTCATGGGTTTCTGCTCCTCCAGGAGCATTTTCATTCTGGTCAGCCGTCGAAACCACACCCGGGACTGGGTCCAGGAGAGGGCCTGCATCTGGACCATCGCATCCAATCTGGCTGTCTTTGTGGCCTCTTTCCTTCCAGTCCACCTGGGTTTCTTCTTGCAGTTCTTGGTGAGGAACGGCTTTATTGAGGATTGTAGAGCTAAGCAGAACATCAGCTTGTTCTTGCAGCTGTCTATGTGTTTCTCTAACATTAACTGCTGcctggatgttttctgctactacTTTGTCATCAAAGAATTCCGCATGGGCCTCATGGCCTCCCAGCGTTCCAGAGGCTCCCTGGTTCCCCAGGATACCACGATTGACCATCAGGGACTCAGGGAAGAAAACCCTGATCAGAAGAAGGAAACCCCAATCCCGAATTCCAGTAGCAGATGTCCTGTGCCAGGATTTTGATGTGATGGGATGATATGTAGTTCATTGATCGGTTTGCTTTTCCTTTAGATGCTCATTGAATGCTGTCTTTGCTCATTATGCCCCAAAGACCTTCCGCCCACACCCAGACAGCTCAACATAAATCACCCAGTGTTTGGGGGTTTCTGATGAACCTGAGAACCAGGTGAATTCTTGATTTCTCAGCCTAAAAAGCATGAAGCAGAAGaattgggaaagaaaatgaaaccatctGAACGAGATTGGTTCCCAACTCTCCCCTATCCTTCCATTAGACTAGAAGATTCTggaagggaagacagagaggagTTAGGAGAGAGAATCAAGAGAGTTGGTCATGGTGGAAGGTGTCCTGAGCAGAGATGGAGTGGTAGGAATGGATCAAGCTCCTTTTTAGTTTGGGGATCCTGGGGCAGAACAGACTTGTACTTTCCAGTCCCTTCTGGGGCTCTGTTGACCAACAACCTTGCAGAGATGATAGGACGTGGAGGTGGTCAGAGCAGAGCAAATATACAAAGAGAGTGGACTCGAACAAGTTTCCTATGGGCTTTTGAAAGGCCTGTAAATCCACCTAAACCTTTCTGTGCCCACCAGAAGTCTGCAGAAAAATGAGGGGGTGTGGTGTGAACCAAGCTGTGGTGAAGCTGTGGATACTTTGTGGAAGCAGTGGAGACAGAGTGGATAGCTGTTGGTGACACCTGAGAGCCAGGAGAGTACAGGATAcacctggggaaggaaggaaacaagcgAAGGGTTGGAAGTGgacagcccctcccacattgccACTGGCATACCCACTCCATGGAGCTTTAGCACTGGCCTGGCGTGGGAGAGGCAGTGGAGACAAGCCTGGGAGAGGGGAAGTTCCTGAACGTGACCAACTTGCTATCTTGAACAGACTGGGGAGTTGTTAGACTTGGTTTCTTTGAAAACGATGACAAAGAATCAGGCTTGATTTGCTTCAGCCAGAGGAGAATAAGGAAAATGTGTTTGTCTGGTCCACCTGAGTCCCGATTGGGCAGCTGGCCATGGTGGCACTGTCCATGGAGTTGTCCCTCTCcagtgctggggggtggggggtggtggagaAAATGGGTCAGCCAGGAATGGAGGAACCATCTTGAGGGCACAAGGCTCTTGGCAGTTCCTGGTTGGAAATGAAACAGTTGAATCACGGCTTGGCTCCGGCTCCTCTAATGATCCAGAGAAGGAACAGCAGTGACAGCCGAAAGCCTTCGATGATTCAGCTGCTCCAGAGAGTCAAATGACTATCAGGATAAATTGTAGGGTGGTTTTGCGAGATGAAATGAGTGGGAGGAGAAGTAACAAAAGAGACAAGGGAAAGGTCTTTCAGAAGAAGAGCAACCACCTTCCACCTGTGGGACAGGAGGCTTCCACCAAGTAGTGGACGGAAGGGAGGGGTGGCTGTGTGGGAGGAAGAGATAAAACCCTGACGGGAGGAGGAGGCAAGGCTGGGCGATTGCCCAGCGCTTGATGAGATGGAGCTCtgtaagggggtggggtgggcaggaaggATGGAGGGCAGAGCTGCTTCCTGCCTGACAGTCCCCTCTTGACTGAGAGCCATCCAAGGTCAGGACCCAGCCTTCTCCTGCCTCTGACTCAGTGGTCAGGTAGCACTCtgtggggctggagggaagggtGATGAAGAAAATAGCAATGAAGGGGTGGAAATGGGTCTGGAGGATCGATCATGCCCAGGACCAGAGGCTACTGCCCCTCAGACTGGGCCTCTAGGGACCAGCACCCAGAGTCAGGGGCTCTGCAGACCCAGAAGGGAGTCCTGCCCAGCTGTCCCAAGCACTGACACTCCTTCCCCTGCCTGCAGGTTCCATTGTCCCACAGCCATCCTAGACAGAGGCACGCCTGTTCTACTCTTAGAAAGCCAGACTGCTGGATCCAGCAGGACTCTGGGGCCTGGACTGGGATCAGAGCCCATGTGTGGGTAGAGTTAGGGACCACTCCTCCTCCGATTTCTTTCTTTGCATTGGGAACTGAGAGCCTGCTCAGTGGAGGTGAGTGGCACCCTTCAAGCTGCAATTGTATCTACCAACGTGCTTCGGGCCAAACAGGCTTCCTAAGAGAAAAGGGACAGCAGGGCCCTAAGCACCCATCATTCCAGTGATGTTCATAAACATAAGATCTTGGATTGTGGGCAGTATGACCCTGCCCCAGCCAGGTGACAGAGAGGGTGTAACTATAAGGTGTAGGTCCTCAGAGGGGTACAGCAGTCTTGGGTAGATGTGACAATTGTGGACTGGTGGGTGAAACTTAGAGACCCTTTGACCGATCCCAACACACTGAGGTGAGGAAAGGGgcacctcctctctccccatgGTGACCCACCTTGTCCTGTGAGTCACAGAGGACTCATCAGGGTCCTCGGGAGTGGGCACAGGTCCAGCACTGAGGCCAGGCTGCTCTGTAAGAGGATCCACACTCTGGGCCTGAGCCCGGCCCTCTATCAGCACTTGGATCCAGCAGGCAAAGAAGGGGCagagggtcagggtcagggttagggttagggtgaAGATGCACCCAAGGGCCCAATCCTGCAGCAAGTGGCAGCCAATGAGTTGGGGAACCTTGAACTTAGATGTGGAAAAGGCTGAAATTCCTGCTACCAAAAACAGTGGAAGCTTGGAGATGTTGTTTGGCCATAAATGTGACCTTTGTACTCCTAGTCTGGAAAACCCTGGGACATACTTGTTACTTGTACATGTGTGAAACTAGCACcattaattggaaaaaaatgatttgattAATCtgatttgtcaaaaaaaaaaaaagattactgtgATGTATATGACCTGGTCTTGGCCTGTACTTACTTGTTCCAGAGAAGAGCTGGCTCCTGAAGCCCTTCCCAGGTGACGCAACGATCATGGTCCAAAAGACCAAGAAGAGAATAGGTGGAAGTAGCCACCCGGACACCAGGTGTGAGAGCACAGGGAGGTGACCTCAGGCCTGCCATAGGAGCACACCTGGGGCCAGGAGCCACACCCTGCAGGGTCTAGTTGCAGCTCCCCACATCCACTTGGGTACTTGGTTCTCTGTGGTAGCAACAGACCCCAAAAGCCCTGCTGTGGTCCCTGCAGCACAGGGTCCATCCCACTCTTTTCCCACCATCTTATCCCGCCACCACTGTGACACTGAGCTGCTTTCAAAGGCTCTGGGCTCTTCTAGTCCAGCCTAGAAGGCCTGCTGACCTCTAATGGGCTGAAGACACAGGGTTGCTTCTCTAGGAGTCCTCCCCTGCTGACCCTCCCTTCTCTGACCACCAACCAAATGAGTCCGACTCTCCCAGGTTAGATCTGTGTTTTCCTTTATGGTTCCTCACATGTGAATCCTACGACCTCCTGGAGAAGGTGAATTGCTACATACTGGCCCAGGCCACCCCTTTCTCCTGAGTTCCCCACAATCCTGAGCACAGCCTAGTCATGACCTGGGTGCCGAGTACTAACTATGGACATCCTTATTCCTTGACAGTTGCTATGGCCTGAaatgtgtctcccccaaattcatatattggtatttggagatgggacctgTGGGAGATAAGGAGGTTGAGATGAGgccctgagggtggggccctcatgatgcgattagtgcccttataagaagagatgccAGAGCGCTTACTTCCTCTCTCCACCTGCAAACACAGAGGAAATGTgggcacagggagaaggtggctgtctgcaaccAGAGGAGAGAGCCCTCAGTAGCCATTAACCCCattggtgccttgatcttggacttccagccgccagaaccatgagaaataaattcatgttgttaAAGCCACTCAGGATTTGGCATGTTGTTATGGCCGCCTGAGAAGGCTGATACAACAACCATCTCCTGCTAACCCAGGAGCCACCTCCCATGCTCCTGAGGGGCCATGCTCCCTCAGGGGCAAGGAATGACCCTCCCTTGGGATACTGGCCCCCAGGAAGATTACTAGTTCACAAGCTGCATTTGTCAACTATATTCCTCTTGAGTCCCTCCCTGGAGGGCCTATGAAGCTGAAAGTCATTATATTAATGTGTATAGCTGCAACAGGCTATTAATGGCATTTGGAACAGTAAGATAATAAATAGCCTTGTAGCAAGTTGGCACAAATAAACAGTAATTGCAAAGATGATTGAAATGGCTGAGATCTGGTAGACGACTGTAAAGACTAATAGAGGTTAAAACGATTTTGTTAATAGAAATTGAGAAGAGCAACCATATAGGTGTGAGGACAGCCTGGTGTGCAGTACAGTCACGAGGTAGGGATGGAGGCATCCGCACATAGGAACCATGTGGAGATGGTGGAGATGCTCACACCACACCACCCTCCATCTAGCCTAGAGGGTAGGCTGTGCTGTGGACAGCGACCTTCCAGGGCCATGGAATGGCAGCTGAGGCCATCATGTAAACCCCACTGCCGATGGGGCAGGGCACTCAAAGACCCACAAAGGTGGTGCTTTTTGGCGGGGAACAGCCCTGAAACTACCATCAGAGCCACTTCTTGCTCTTTTCCACCCAGAGCTGGCCTCTCTTCTGAGCCCAAGACATAGAGTCATGAATGGGCATTTGAGAGGGTCTGTATGGCAGGTCAAGGTGGACTCTAGGAGCTTgaagaggaagaacaaagagaCGTCCCTCCTCCCCAATTCAGTCTTATGCACCCATCCCCCTCCAAGAGCCTGTGAGATGTGCCCTCTTCACAAAGCTGCTGTAAGAGGGGCCACATGGCTCTTGGTCGTGAGCCATGAACTAAACTTGGCCCTGACACCTTTGAAGTTTTGAAGGTAGGATCTGAGGCACTGTCACTTCAAAGCCTGACGTTAGTTCTGCTTGGTGGAGGGGCCCTGAGTTCACCTTGAGGTTCAGTGAGCCTTTGTTCTGGGGGATGTTGCTTGAGCAAGTATAACCAAGACGCTGTCTTTGAGGAAGGCTGGTGAGACCTGGGGCTCTTTGGGCCGCCTACAGTCACGCAAAAGTCACCCTAAGGTGCAGCTGTGTGACATCCTCTGCAAAGTGTGTTCCCTGTggtcctatttccaaatatagtcacactgGGGAGTAGGGCTTcaaaacatgaattttggaggataCAATTCAGCCTACTCATTGCATATGGATTTACGTactctgtgaccttgagtaaaAGAAGTGTTGtgctgcttttgtttcttcacaTTGAATGTAACCTGCTCTGAGCTCATGGGCTTCAATTGTAGGGTATTCCAGCTCTATCGTCTGGGGTCAACTCCAACTCCTAGGACCCTGCCCAAGTCCTAGGGGCAGTGTCCTTCCACGGCCACACTATTTGCAGAAGTCTCTGGGTCTCGGTTTATACTGGTCACAGCTACAGTGTCCATTTAGCAGGCCCTTTAATGAGGCATCGTGTCACACTTGGGCATGAGGTTCATGCCTGCAGCCTCTGAGACCTCGGTGTTAAGTGGTCTTTCTCATTCAAGCCTGTGGCACCCTTCAGCTATCCTGTCATGCTGTGAGGACACAGGGGCTTGTTTGTCCTGGCTCTTCTTAGAATTGGAACAGCCCTGTACCTTCCAGACTTGGGGAGCTGCCGCTCTAATCCCCTATGGTCACACTCCTCtctgcaccccctccccaacAACTGTGCAGGACTTTCTTCATCCGACCTCTGGGTACACGGCCCAGCCTCCTTTCCTGGCAGTCTCTTCTTACCAGCAGTCTCTGCGACTTGCAGTcctggtgggcagtgccccctccCTGCTATCCGTGGATGGAACACTTTCAGCTTCAATTCAGTTCAACTGGCATCATGTTTCCTGGGCAACTCATGTGAGTCCAGTCCTGTGTGGGACAGGACAGACAGAACGGGGGGCTCACAGCCCCTCTGAGAGACCAGTGAACAGCTGGTGAGTGGAGAACAGGGTGATTCCTGAACCCACGCCAGATGCAGGCCTTGTGTGTGGCAtgtggtttcttaaaaaaaaaaaaaagaaaaattgtaactgCAGTTTAAATGGCTGCATAGGGTGGTCTGATGTGTAAAAGGATGAATAAGGAGCAACTGTGGTGGGCGGGTTCCCCAAGCCCTTCTACAGAAGTTCCCACCCCCGCCACCAGCTGCACTAACCTGTGAGCACACAGGGCATCCTGACACCTTCGTGCGAGTGGGCAGGTCTGTGGGGTTCCGGTGGTGCCCACAGGCCCTCCAGCCACCCACACCTACCCTCAACCCCACGCTCTCCTCTCGAGAAAGCCTGGCTTCCACCCTAGGCTGGAGCCACAGAGCCACCCTACACGATAGCTTTCCTGAAAAGCTGACTCTGAGATGGAAATTAGAATGTGAAAGGTTTATTAAGGAGCTCCTTGAGGACCGACACCTGAGGAGGGAGGGGACGGAAGCAGTGGGGTCAGGTGGAGAAGTTGAGCTGGGATGCACGCCCTGCAACAGCCTCAGCCAACCCTGGGAGACCTCTGCGGCTATGAGTCTCCTGAGTAGGAATGGGACCCTGGGCCAGGAGGCCCCAAGTGGCCCAATCATGGATGTGAGCCTGGAGAGGGGCGTGACCTTGGACAGCAGCTCCCTGGGCTGAGGGCCTGAGAGCAGCTGGGCAGTAAGTCCTCACTGGAGGGGTCCTGGGCTATGCCTCCCAGGGTCCACTCAGGGGCGAGGAGGCCACTCGGCTGGATCTACTCTGGGGCCGGCTCAGCCCCGGGAGGAGTGGGCAGAGGTGCACGTGTGGCCGGCCCCAGGAAGCAAGGTGGCCCAGTCTGAGGTGGGTGGGAAGCCACAGagggcagagccagtcaccttgTTCTGGGGAGGAATGCAAAATAGGCAGCGGAGCAGAGAAGGTCCTGGGAAACAGAGACAACTGGAGACCTTGGTGCCCAGTGTGGGGATTTTACAGAAGCCAGACCCAGAGTCTTTGCCTTGAAGTGACGTTGAGACTCTCTGAGGGCATGAAGTGTCAGAGTCCCACCTTGAATGGTAGACTGATGGGGGCAGGTGGGCTAAAGGGTGGGCTTTCTCAGCACCCAACTGATGCTGCCCGCCTCCAGGCAGCCGGATACGCAGCGGACCCGCTGAGAAAGCCTGGGTACCAATGGTGTAAATGGGTGATGCCTGATTCCAAGGATCAGGTGTGCACATATCCtacccagggctccctccctcGCTTGGGGCAATTGAGGCCTCATAGACTGAATGTGTCTGTTCCcccaaattcagatgttgaaacccgaaccccagtgtgatggtatgaggaggtggggcctttgggaggtcattaggtcacaagggtggagcctcctgatgggattagtgctctgataaaagagaccccagagagccccCTCGCTCCTTCCACCATATCGGGGCACAGTGAGAAATCAGTCTAGGAGcaggaagagaggcctcaccagaacCTGAGCTCAGaaacccagcctccagaactgagaaataaactgTTGGTTAAGcctcccagtctatggtattctgttatagcagcctgaacgaACACAGGACACAATTTAGTATTTAGATGTCAGTGAGATTGAGAAAATGTTATTTACCAAAATTCCCcctcagaaaggaaagaatttgggAAAGTCCTTGGGGGTGAAAATGGGAGAAACTGTCCCAAGAGGAGAAGGGGCCAGAATCTTGctgcagaaaaatagaaaggagggagggacacaAGAGGGTCAGGGAGCTGGAAAGAACCAGTAGGAGAGCAGAGGGCACGTGTGACCAGGAAAATCTCCAGTAAACGATGGAAAACTGTGCAGGGCCTGGTGTGAACAAATGTGGAAACAGAAATGGGAGGCCTGGGGCCTGAGGCAGCACCAGGAAAAAGAGAAGCGGAAGGATGTCAGCTCTGAAATGCTTGGTTGACATAGAGAGGGCTCCGTTCCCCCTCAAGGCTGTGCCATTGGGGTTCCGGTCAGGCGTAGCTAAGCCTTCAAGGAGCAGGGAGCTGGGGTGACCTGGGGGG includes these proteins:
- the GPR55 gene encoding G-protein coupled receptor 55; translation: MSQPNNSEDCSFQDVDKLMKTVQLVVHIPTFLLGLLLNLLAIRGFHAFLKKKWSEYSATSIYMINLAIFDLLLVLSLPFKTVLSHGRNPFPSLCTLAECLYFISMYGSVFMICFISLDRFLAIQYPFLVKHCRSPRKIFGICCTIWVLVWAGSIPIYNFHGKEGKSTCFHNMSDGTWSAGVILPLQVFGFLLPLSVMGFCSSRSIFILVSRRNHTRDWVQERACIWTIASNLAVFVASFLPVHLGFFLQFLVRNGFIEDCRAKQNISLFLQLSMCFSNINCCLDVFCYYFVIKEFRMGLMASQRSRGSLVPQDTTIDHQGLREENPDQKKETPIPNSSSRCPVPGF